The Miscanthus floridulus cultivar M001 chromosome 7, ASM1932011v1, whole genome shotgun sequence genome includes a region encoding these proteins:
- the LOC136462600 gene encoding uncharacterized protein, with amino-acid sequence MGIETPSIQAVVAANGGPTPSPKEDGMVRLGAEAKDEMVALHAAEKAARAEEEQDYYYLAEADDNEADAREFRDTWNRLFSDVYGCFEDTTKIRNKRFTFKKPKWRDCASMPTTLQIFSVKVARIRGGLQWPLHVFGMVAIRDCADQNRNMIFDRSRDNCQILTQEVPYLNLTGPSRAVVLSDPATFEVDLKVKGATESKDECLSFLAVTYINYEGFLSHHLTREYHSRLSTLEFGLGSMTYSLEATIALRITSGEWLSGFRAKFTASTTSISCAKVILLDSGDDKVSVVGHGRNITLSRSVVSAEYLEQLKVCAKALQGDHVVAGRQMFFKVKRDGVSDGTLRLGFCTLGVTIYWSLI; translated from the exons ATGGGGATCGAGACGCCCTCCATCCAAGCGGTCGTCGCCGCCAACGGTGGGCCTACTCCTTCGCCGAAAGAGGATGGGATGGTGCGTTTGGGGGCGGAAGCAAAGGATGAGATGGTGGCGCTTCACGCGGCGGAAAAGGCGGCGCGGGCAGAAGAAGAGCAAGATTACTACTACCTCGCTGAGGCTGATGACAACGAAGCCGACGCTAGAGAGTTTAGGGATACCTGGAACAGGCTATTTTCCGATGTCTACGGTTGCTTCGAAGACACCA CAAAGATCCGTAACAAGCGTTTCACGTTCAAGAAGCCTAAATGGCGGGATTGTGCCTCCATGCCGACTACCTTGCAGATCTTTTCAGTCAAAGTTGCAAGGATAAGGGGAGGCTTACAGTGGCCCCTCCATGTATTTGGGATGGTTGCCATACGAGACTGTGCTGATCAAAATCGCAATATGATCTTTGATCGCTCGAGAGATAACTGCCAAATTCTTACACAAGAG GTTCCGTATTTGAATCTGACGGGGCCTTCACGTGCTGTTGTGTTGTCCGACCCTGCAACCTTTGAGGTTGATCTGAAAGTTAAAGGTGCTACTGAATCGAAGGATGAATGCTTGAGTTTTCTAGCCGTAACTTACATCAACTATGAGGGCTTTCTCTCACACCACCTTACAAGGGAGTACCATAGCAGGCTTAGCACACTGGAGTTTGGACTTGGCTCTATGACTTATTCGCTCGAGGCAACAATCGCTTTGCGAATCACCAGTGGGGAATGGCTTAGTGGTTTCCGTGCGAAGTTTACTGCTAGTACCACCAGCATAAGTTGTGCGAAAGTCATCTTGCTTGATTCTGGCGACGATAAAGTGTCTGTTGTTGGTCATGGAAGAAATATCACGCTTTCACGTTCTGTTGTATCTGCTGAATATCTGGAGCAGCTCAAGGTTTGTGCGAAGGCATTGCAAGGTGATCACGTTGTTGCTGGTAGACAGATGTTTTTCAAGGTTAAGAGAGATGGTGTGAGCGATGGCACTCTGCGCCTTGGCTTCTGCACATTGGGTGTTACTATCTATTGGTCGCTTATTTAG